TGACAACCATGCGTGACCCAGTCATTCCGGTGAACACTAAAAATGACTAATTATGCTGTAAAAAGAAGTAAGGCTTCTTCTTGCTATTCATTTCGCTATTCAATTGAACCGCAGCAGTGTTAAATAAGGCCATACAATTACAGACACAGGGCACGCACacaaaattatgtttaaaaaTCGTAATATCTACAGAATGGTTTCTGGGATCGGTCGCCCACGGGCCGCACCTATAATGCCATTGCACACGGTCGACAAAAACGGAATCTATAATATACATGGAAGTCtcagaagagagagagagagagagagagagagagagagagattcgAGAACGATTTAAAGAAATCACGGGAGCAGCTTCAGTTGTGTGACTAAAATTGGAATGCAAATTGTTGACAGCAGTCGGTAATCGTCATCCGTGAGAGGCTTCTGGTTAGATGTTTTTTGCGAATAAGAAAATAACATGTTATACTCAAGTAGTAACGATATAGCGTACGTCTGAGAATTAGATGTGCTTACACGCGTGTATCAATATACGTGTATAGATGCCATGGATGCTCGTTTCTCAGCACGGTCATGTAGCCTACCTACCATTTAGCAAAGGCGCGATAAGAAGCGTTCGCTAAATGGGGAAGTAAATGAGAAATCAGTGAGCTGGGTTTTGGACCAACGGGTTCCAAGGCCTGGCGAACTCGGCCATGTTGCACAAGCTATATACAAGTTACTTGTGATTATAGTTACTTGGAAGGGGAATAATCGCGGCAGGTAGCCGTTGTAAACAAACTCGTAATACCCTggaatggataaaaaatatctgcACTCGTTTTTCGCATAACCGTAAGAGAGTAGTTctcaaaatgaataaaactcACGTTGTGGCTATATTTTGATCCAAAACGTAAATTGATACTCGGTAGAGACAAATCGCACAAGTATGAAAACGCCCGCTCCTACATATTGTacatggggcattccacgtctaATTAGAGCATTTTTTAGTGTGACGTTCGTGCCGATTTAAAAAGGTcttggaataattttcaaagttttttagCCACTggtgaaatttggaaaatatcgcaaaaccaatttcgaaaacgtcatttttcagattctACGATTTGAAATATGATTCTCAAGCACCGCAAGATAATGGGATGTAAATGTTTgctatttttttcgtaaatttttgatttttcttcacattcTTCGAATTACACGGACACGGAATCATGAAAATAACGTGATTCTAGATTTAGATCGAggcatttaaaaaataaaaacgaaaaacaattccgacATGGAAAACTGAGAAGTTGcgaaaaaaatagcaaaaatttACATCCTGTTATCGTGCATTgctcaaaaatcaaattttgaatcataGAATCGGTGTGAGttttttcagatttaaaaaaaggcGTTGCTttcataatttgtttttcgattttttttttttttttcacatttcaccgatgacagaaaaaaataaataaataaaatctgaaaaaatgtccGCAACCATCTTGGATCCTCGCGAATgtcgtattaaaaaaatgattataatcGAAGAGGTTGAGGTAAACGGACTTgtaatttgacgtggaatgccccacaTATTTGTACAGTTTGCATCGAACAGCTCTTATCAGATCAAGCCCGTTGGCTAAGTATATATTGCTTAGTGTGATACGTCTTGAGAATAACGGAGATAAGGCATAGTCGGCATAGCCGAAACAAAGCGAAGAATTCCTGTTTCTTCCTCACTTTCCCGCTATGTACACCAAGCATTAACAATTTAGATTCGCAGTCGCATTGTTCCGTGCCTGTTCGCGTTGCTACGTATGAATAACCACAATAAGGTATTGTAATTGTACCGTTCCCAATAGACGCCGACACGTTCGGGCCTTGAGCAAGTGCCTGCTTGGCGTACGGTGACCTTGAAAGCGAGTCGAAGAGAGAAAACGGCGGTTGTCGTATCTACCTACATACACCATGGAACGCCGTTATTTTCGGCCCGCGGATTATCTCGGGATCCATTGCTCGACGTCACTAATGACTTTTCCTAATCGTCGAGTAATTTCCCTGTTTGTCGGACGCTTCCAATCTCGATGATTAACATTCAAACGATTTCGAACGTTCCGTGCAGTGAAATAACTTTCTCTTCATTTCACTACTCCCATTATCCAAGCCTCGTTTGCGTGCCGAATTCTTTTCGTATAAAGTCTGCAAACCTCACCTTCGATTATTGCGACACTCGTTCAAATGTTTACGTATCGGTAAAATGCAAGGATTACCGAACACTTGTTAATCCCGTTTATTCCGCACACGGTTGCACTTTTTTTGTGACATGGATTTTTTCCCCTTGGCAGATTTAAGGGTATTTCTCATCAAATTCCGATGTTTAGTCCGAATTTTAGAGTCGTATGCATTTATTATCGATgtaacgtttttatttatatgccAGTTATTGACGCTAAGATTGAAGATCAGAAACGATAACCGAGGTATCGtcttggtaaaaaaaatttgatccatTTATTGCTCCAAAAGTCATTCCCTCATCTTGTCTCTCAGTCCGAGaacaatgataaaaaagcCGTTCATCTTGAATGTAACaacaatattattgattaaatattgctaaaatattcgaaaataattgttaacTGTATGTCAAGGCTTTTATGGCACTACGACAAATACGTAAAACGgacaattaattttaaatatatgtGTCCCGTTAAATGAAGTCATTCCCTCACCGTGGTTACGAATATTCGATTTACGATCGCATCGAATGACATTTGCGAACTCAACCTCAAGTTCTCAAAACCTGGCAATACTCCTAATATGTCAATATGATGAGGATTGTACGAGGGAATGATTTATGCAACATTATATCTTAATAACATTCTATATTATTGTCGCTTGGACTTCGTTGTCGTTTTTCTTCAGCTTATAAAGCatgttttttataattttaaaaaacaagtCGTTCCCTCATTTTATAATCATATTAATTCAACGTGAAAATCGACACCGGAAACGTGTCGCTTTCTACAAGCTCCGAAGCGGCTTAAATGTGACCCGTGTAGGTGTAGATATGCATGCACCTTGATATACGGCGCAAAGTTAGCGAGCTCGCGTGTTCACCGAGTTGCAATTCAATGGCTGACCTCCTTATTGGATTAGTAGTGATGGTCTATCGCTTTGAACGTTGGTACAATCCAACGGATAGTCGGTATATCTTGACTTTTTCAACGTGTCCGTCGTCAATTTAATTACAGAGATGTTCGAATTGTCTCCGTTGAAACGGAAGCAAATACTTGTATGAAAATCTTGTAAAATCTGACGgttatttattcactttaaCTTGTCCTCCACAGCTTCCCCGTTTTTCTACGCACAGTCGTCGAGGTCCTCAGAGCAAACATACGCGTCTCGAATGCAAAGTCCCCCAACAGCCTTCAAGAGTTCATGGCGGCAGAAATAAATGTCGATTTACGGTAAATCGGataatcggtagatcgattgCTCACCTCCCCCTCCTTGTAAACATCTGTAGaattttacgaaaagaaatacTCGTCATCGTAACAGGAAATGTAGACGATTTGCACTTTctctaaataaattaaaaagtCAGATTTCGAAGGAGTGAAGTTTGTCTTGATTCACTGGTACGATGATGTGAGTTTTTTCTCAGATCGTATCACTAATTCCCGATAAAAACCTCgtagttacagatttttcgaaacattATTACtccaacaataaaatatatagtgagaaaaaaaaagtatttcccatgttatttctATAAGAAACATCGATCACAATGCGGATTATCTCAGAGTTGAGGTGAAAGTCTGAAAAAATCGGgcaattgttttcgaattatttgacgTTGCTTCGGGGGTTGAGGAGGAAAAAATCCGTCAACGCCCTAAATACGGGCAACCCTGGTGCGAGGTCTCGTTTCATCTTGACGTGAACGTATAATAAACATCGATGCGTAGTTGTAGGAATATTGTGCGCCGCGTTTATTCAGCCACGAAGGAATTGACCTTCGATCTGTGCTGTGGAAAAATATCACGGCTCGGTAGGTCCGAATACTATACATATTGCTGCGTTACTACGGACTTTACTGTGAACTGCGGAATTCACTGGGAAAATCGAGTGCTTAGCCGCAGTGAAACTAGCAAGCAATTGCTGGCTCCGGACATTATGAGCCGGTGCTCGTAATTCGCATCCACAGTGTGCGACTCGTGATGTAACATGTTATTACGTAATTAGTCGTTTATACAACTGTCACTGCTGCATGGGACTCGAACTACGAATAAATGATATCGAGGGTCGAGTCCTCTTCCGTACCATCAAAAACCATTGGCCTACCGTTTACGAGCGTGAAAAGGTTGGGGAAATTTAATATCGGGATATGGAGAGTAAACGGACGAAACAAGAACTTTCCCAATGGCCCTGGATGCCAGGTCCACGTAAATCTTTATCCTTTTGGTGAAATCCGAAATTTAGTCAAATACTTGAGGCCAGTCTTTCTCACGTCTAAACTATTTCAACCTACAGTTCGTGGCACATTTGATGTTACTTCTGATCTAAGccatacctatttttaggagttttctctctttttttcaagAAGATGAAAACACTTACCGCAATTTCAGTTCGAGGGATTCATTATTCATACtttcaagaatatttaaaaaaaatttcatcgaaattaataacaaaatggcggtatGGCGTGGATTCcttggtcaatttttatccgatctttcaattttaaccCCCCACCCCGTTAAGTGATTCGATGATTTGAAGTATTTCGAATCTCCAGCCTAGCCTTTTATATACTCGTTTAGGTATAGTGTTTAAGCCTTGTTACGAAACGAGTCACGAGACTTGACTTGAATATATGGGTATGTATATCCTGACGTAACGAGATAAGATGTTTTAGAGTGTTTATCGTCAACTGCTCGCAGATGTGACGCGTGCAGGTGATAATGTCAGCTTCAACTgtagatgagaaaaaaaataagatacGAATAAATACGTAGCCATCACGGATTCACCAAAATCGTTATCGTCCTGTAGCTCAATCATCTCAAACAGTTTCGTGGACGAACTTTCGGCGAAAGCGTTCAAGCTTGTGTACTTTTGCCAGAGCAAAAATCAGCTCTGTTCTTTCTCCCCGAAACCTGCAATGTAGACGAATGGTACTCGATGACGCAATTACAGATCACCTGTCAGGTATTTCCGGAGAGTACAACATCAGGCACGATCAGCCCGCGACACTCCTTGTTACCGTTATCTTGATATGAAAAAAGATGGTGAAGTTCGTAGAGTTAACGTAACGATTGATTTTtaggaaaatttcattattgcgCAACTGCAGAATCGTTTCAAtttgatgaatttatttttaaacagcaAATCGTGTACAGACTTTTGGAAACTATACTCCTTTAAAGTcgtattgataaattttcaaaacaatgatTTTACAATCAccttcaatatttcgttacattAACGTGACTAACTTCAATCTGATTATGAACAGACGTTACGCGTGTGATTATATCCCGTGTGTGGGAGGGAGCCGATAGTCGTTCGGAGAATTCAGGCAGACAGTCGTAACAATTGCATATCATCGACTGTGCCCTTAGCGATTAATCCTATATGTACGTAAGCTTCGAGGCTTTGGGACTCGTTAGATTCGGAAAAGCTGACTGATGCGTTACGGTGACGAATATTGACCGTTCCATCGGTAGCGTTTCAAAGCCAGCTCGATTCCTCTGGTCTTTGATTCACGTTTGATCACATTCGTGAAAAGAAACGCAGGCTTCAAGGCTGTTGTCTGCAAATTCTCGCCAGAGTTGCGAGCTTCGCAAATTGTTCGTATTCCTCACGTAGGTACGGTTATACGGTTATATTTCTGCAGTCGCAAGCTGCGCGCTTTGGCTCTGCGTCATTACTTCATGTCCCGAGACGCAAAGCGGGTTTCCGCGATGCAACAAGCTTCGCACTTCATTCCGCAGTCATTCTTCGCTCCGGGATCCAGGTACAGGTTCAATTTGCATTCTATTCGTTTAAGCCTTACTCGAGGGAAAACTGCTGATTGCGTACGGCGCGTATTGCCGAAGCGACTTCACTAGGTATCTCAGTTTCTATACATACATGCCTATAATTAGCCAGCTCTGGCGCTAATCTCTTCTACAGACACATAGAGACTGCCACCGGTAGCACGTGACgttgcttgaaaaaaatttgaaccgaCGCGTCGTGAATGATTTCTTCCTTCCTCCAAATATTCTACATTTGAACTCAGATGGATGGATATTCTAAGATTTTATCCGATGAGAGCACGGCGAAGGAATCAATTAGCTTTCATACCTTAAGTTACATAGCCTGCCTATCGGGCCGTATATTCCCAACTAAAAGTGAGTCTCGGTGAGGATACGGAACACTTTGCTATGAGAttaaaatctggaaaaaaataaatcataacAGTGTCGAACAGTTGTCGagaaattgtttaaacaaaaatttgtgaacAAATCTCTAGTGACATATTTTACTTCATATCAAATCAATTCAGTCCTTAATTTTTGGATAGATTTTCGTAAAGGCTTATACGTTacactgaaaaatttttagaggCATGGAACGAATAGTTTCGTAAATAAAGCGTTAGAAAATGTTGGAAATCGcagaaaacttcaaaaaaattcataggtGCACAGAAAAGTcagtgaattaattttatatggagcaaaaaatttcattagagatttgttacaataatttttgctCAAACAATTTATTAACAACTGTttggcattattattattcaaaaggAATTATCTTATCAACTTGGTTATGATTGATTTCATTCCAATTCTTATCTTATCGCGAAGTGTTCAGTATTCTCAccgagactcacttttggttgGGAATATACGTCTCATAACACCTTCAATGAACTGAACaacaaatcgattttttttacagatttatCCGTCTTTGAAACAAGATGGCTCGGTATTGGGTGGTGCGACGCAACGAGTCACTAGGTGAGATATTATTTCCTTAAAAACtttgtaaatgaaattctCAAGTGCATCGACATATTGGCAATATTGTATATTGTACCAATCAATGGAAGTGTAAGACAAATGATTTAGAAACTCGCCAAATTAAAAGTACCGTGAAGAAATACGACCGCGATTATAATATATTCCTCGTTATTTGCGACTATACTCCTCTACCATTCATAGACAGCTCGCATCACGTGCAGTATTCTTGCAAAATACAGAGTGTTTGCAAAAAGAAAGCgtaagaataatgaaaaacacCGCCATTTCATTACAACgaactaaacaatatttctcataaaattaaacaaacaatttcttcaCGAAACGTATTTAACATTCCGTGTTCATTCTTTTCGCCTTCTCTTTGATACTTCTTCGAAGACGCTTCcgctttaatttttttggttttcctatttgtatttattcttgaGTCTGACTCTAATACATATTAAATGGAAgtaagaaatcacttttgcataggattttcaaaatcaataatGCGATACCAGATTTCGAATCAAACGGGAGTTTAACTCTCAACGAAGTATTTTTTTCGGTTTCAACGAGTGAAAACTATAAGAAACAGTATAAAAAACCTGTGCAGTTTTGTGTTTACAGACCTGTGTAATCAGACACATCACGAGTGGTCAAATGGAATTTGATTATTGAATTCATGTTCTGATTTGGTCGTGTCAGTCGATGCTCTCTCTTTAGGTGATCGGGTGTATTGCTCTCGCGCTCTCCGAATGCTTCGATCTTTTTCCTTTCctggctctctctctctttctctctctttctctctctttctctctgtctctctctccatCTGTTTCCATATCTCTTTCGCCACCAGCGCGATGTTGGAACGGCCTTAAATGGTATCGTTCGCGTTGCCGGCACCTCCAGTCATAGGTGGTTCTCTTCGACGCGAGTAAAGACGTGAGTCAAACCGAGTAGGCATAGAGTATGGAATCGGGTCCCGGTGAACTGCAGGTATGGACCAAGTTTGGCCCGCAGGAGCGTGGGCCGTGAAATTTTAATGGCTCGGCAGTGGTCGTTGCCTACGAAATTCTTCCGCCTTGTGGATTACACGGGGCATTGTGCGTTTTTAAGAATACGTAATAAACTGCATCCGATCCCTGCTTTTGACAATCACTCATCGATTTGATGTACGCCTGATTTCAAGATTACAAGGATTTCAAAAGACTTCAGATGATCTCAgaggatttcaaaatattacgAGAGACTTCATGGGATTTCAAAGgatgtcaaaaaatttcaaagattacAATGATTTTAAAAGATTTCGGATGATTTCAGAGGAcctgattaattttcaacgatttcaaACGATTCCGAAAGATTTCAGGGATTTCATAAGATTTCAAAAGACTTCAGGAGATTTTACAAGACTTTCGGAAAAGTGTACACCAGATTTCACGAGTGATTAACCCCACGACGCAACCTCGTTATTAATCATCAATCACAATcataataaaattaacgatTCGTGTTAACTTTCCAATTAAATATCTTCTAAACATTTGATTAGGTTTCATCGCATTGAAAAAggggtataaaattttatgaaaatcttGCGATTCTCTCCCTCTGTTAACgagttttgcaaattttagCTCTGAGATCGGGTACGCGGGTTCGCCGCCAAGGGAGGCCTTGACTCGGGGTCAGAGCGTGGATTCCATCGATAGGCCGTTCCATCCTAGCGAGTGGGTCGACGTTAACTTGGAAGTGCCGAGTACTCCGAGTTCCGTAATTACGAACCTAACCGCAAACACGAGCGTTTACCCCACGACGACGCTGTCGTCGACAGGTATAAactgttcatttttctccAACCTTCTCTACTTCACGCAGTCGAGTCTGAATTTTACCTCTCACACTCCTCAGCCTCCAATTTGAAGCACAATATCACGCCGATCCCGCCACCCAGGCGTAGACGAAAGAATCGGGGTCGTCCGCTACCCCCGAAACCGGACGATGTAATCGTCGAGACgcacaaaaatggaaaggtgAAGAAAGTTGAGCCGCTTTATTCATCGGTTAAGTCGTCGAAGGAGAGAGAGGCTTTGAAGAGCAAAGAGAACATTCTCGGAGTATCAGAGTCGAAGAATGCAATTAAGAACAGCGGCGAAAATGAGCCGAAGAGTCACGGCGACGAAGAGAAGGGTAGTAGGACAAACGATCGTAATGCGGATCGCGAGTCCAAGGTGGGTTTGATACCTCGTCAATTTTCAACTCGTAagagatattttgaaatcttgCATCGTACCTCCGTAATTCCAGACATCGGTGCACTTGTCTGTCGTTTTATTTCGCGTCAACAACCTCCGGGAATTTCCAGTAAATGATACTTGACTTGGTTTCAGGAGGTCGATACCAAGAGGATTTCAGAAGGTACGGGAGCAGAGCCCGAGGACAGGAAAACAGCGGAAGACCTTGATAATGAGGGGGAGCGAAAGAGCAACAATCAGCGTAAAAACGACGGTGGCATCGAGGACGTAGGGGATGTTAACGGGAAGCGGGAAAACTCGGACGAGgagtacgaaaaattttcaaagagcagaGAGATGAAAAGCTCGTCAACTCCAATAGGATCGCACAAAGAAAATGAGAGAGAATCAAGTAACGGGAGAAATTTCCGAGAGTTTGTAACACAGCCAATAGTCGACGAGGACGACATTCTTAACGTTGATTATCACAGGCAAAAAAACTACAGCACTGTTAGCCTACCGAACTACGATGAACTCGAGGTGGTGAAGAAGGAGgtcgaaaaaaataacgacaaGGACGCGATCCCCGAGCTGGTCACCCCGAAGAAGCCCGACCGAACGAGGAACGTGAGCACGACGTCCCTTCCGATTGCGGAAACAGTCTCGTCTCTGCCTCAGGTGAGGTTTTCGCTTGAACCGCGTCTTTGTTCAAAACATTAAGGTTCATGTATTTGTTTTAGTGAAAGTTTTAAGAAATAAGATCCAAACGGCGCTAATGTGTACTTGCGACTCGCACGGTGTGTCTGTCGGTGAATGAATCGTCTGCTTTAAGCCATAAAGAAATGGCACCAGATTTAAAAACCTATATTCGTATTGGcaaatacttgaaaatttaGATTCGTTACATGACTGATTTGCTTTCAGGAGGTTACGGAACGCCTCGAGCAGTACATGACGAGGTGCCGCAGCTTCGGGAGTCTCCAGCCTCAGGAGATACTCGAAAAGCTGACGGCTCACGGTGAACAGAATGAGAGCTCCGAGGAGGACGACTGGGATGGACTCGATGACTGGGATCTGGGAACCGTGGAGTACCACGATCCCAGCGACGAAAGACCGCCTTGGGAGCCGAGGTCTCGGTTGGATAAGAGGAAGGTACGAAAGAAGAACTGCCCGTTTTCATGCTTGATTCATATCCCTTAAGGGACCATTTACGGCCTTATCAGGCATATATTTAAGtatgatagaaaaaattaccatcaataaatattaaaaaatggcgACACCGGATCTATTTTCGCAGATATGTTGAATTCTACGGCACGCAGTGTAGCTGGTACAAATTTGAAGttgtaaaagaagaaaatgtcGTTTAATCTAAATATTGATTGCTACAGAAATACGTAGgggatttttaaaatattgatttttgtgCAATTGGCGAGTACTCGAATGAAAATGTTAAATTTTCGACCAAAGACAGGGCACATTTTTGTTAACAAATAATGTTTAAACTACCTTGTCGAAAATTCCTTCCGTATTTTTGTAGCTATTAACATGTAGATTGAGTGATTGTTTTTCTTCCAGGTGCAAATTTTCATGAGATTCTGTCCAGTATcgccatttttttatatttgttgacaataattttttttacaatacttGAACATATGTTTAATAACTTcctcaaatattattatcttatAACGTTTCTTACcataccaaaaaaaaagagaaatcgTGTTACCCCTCAATCGAATTGTTTCCGTAGGCTAGCACACCGAAGTTTACAGTAGGTGGCAGCGAGATTGTCgcgaaaaaaaagatggaaacCCGGGCAACGACAGCAGTCGATGTTGACAAGGAGTCCAAGTTGCCGGCGGAAGATGAAGCGGCGAAGAACGAGAGTACCAGGACTTTGAAGGTGGACGAGAGACCATCGGCCATTCACCGAAACGCCTCGTTCGAGATACCGAAGTCACCGAATTCGTTGAAATCCGCACTCAAGGCCGAGGCAAGCAGGAAGATTTCAATGCCGACGAAGCTCTCGTCCGAAGAACCGAGCAGCCCCCTTGAAGAATGGTTCTCTGCCCAGGAAAGGTGAGATTCAATTCCGACCGGGTAGACCTGATTCTGGCTTTGGATTTTCATTCTCATATCCTCGTTTCAGGTCCGTTAGATTCTTCGACGCTCCGAAACTCGAAGAAGAATACGCTAACACCCCGGGACACAGGCCGGTGAAGCCTTCCGGTGATCGAAACCCGGAGGCCGAGTACGACACGAAGAGGTATCCGTTCAACGGGGTCTTTCCGGGCCCCCTCGACATCGACACGTTCTTCGCAACCTCCGGGGATTCTGGTGGGACGACGAGTGAGTTGAAATCGTTGCCGCATCGGTGACGCTGGTcgataaatcgatttttaagGGGTTACACCCAGTCAAGAGGCCGAGAAAAAGCAATTTTTGAAGGACTTTCGTCAAGAGacgtttcaatttattaatataaaatCTTATATGCCTGTTTGGGGTAACGTTGAACTTtgttctgatattttttagttgtaaaaataatgatttttaaatctgCTGTATATAACCAATCTCCGGGAACACCTCTGAAAAAAAGGCGTCTCGCGGTGAGCAATATATCTCTTGACAGGATCCTACAAGAtgataaaacaaagaaagatttAGTTAATGGAAGGTATTATCTTGTCTCTG
The sequence above is drawn from the Neodiprion pinetum isolate iyNeoPine1 chromosome 2, iyNeoPine1.2, whole genome shotgun sequence genome and encodes:
- the LOC124211543 gene encoding titin homolog isoform X1, which translates into the protein MISRVESSSVPSKTIGLPFTSVKRLGKFNIGIWRVNGRNKNFPNGPGCQIYPSLKQDGSVLGGATQRVTSSEIGYAGSPPREALTRGQSVDSIDRPFHPSEWVDVNLEVPSTPSSVITNLTANTSVYPTTTLSSTASNLKHNITPIPPPRRRRKNRGRPLPPKPDDVIVETHKNGKVKKVEPLYSSVKSSKEREALKSKENILGVSESKNAIKNSGENEPKSHGDEEKGSRTNDRNADRESKEVDTKRISEGTGAEPEDRKTAEDLDNEGERKSNNQRKNDGGIEDVGDVNGKRENSDEEYEKFSKSREMKSSSTPIGSHKENERESSNGRNFREFVTQPIVDEDDILNVDYHRQKNYSTVSLPNYDELEVVKKEVEKNNDKDAIPELVTPKKPDRTRNVSTTSLPIAETVSSLPQEVTERLEQYMTRCRSFGSLQPQEILEKLTAHGEQNESSEEDDWDGLDDWDLGTVEYHDPSDERPPWEPRSRLDKRKASTPKFTVGGSEIVAKKKMETRATTAVDVDKESKLPAEDEAAKNESTRTLKVDERPSAIHRNASFEIPKSPNSLKSALKAEASRKISMPTKLSSEEPSSPLEEWFSAQERSVRFFDAPKLEEEYANTPGHRPVKPSGDRNPEAEYDTKRYPFNGVFPGPLDIDTFFATSGDSGGTTNSSDVPGPPKVLTRSLSNESEPFEGYEEKELTLDIQSQPSSISKLSRTISDESLPGEMSGINDSHGENIAGDKSGTGEPGSNSKDSKTPPPSPEPKIRAEIFDNQGLPGVRPTSLKISREDEGDSNLSSMTPSLTELEAALSDMLEKADLDEPRPGFSHDDHVEDSADSNLRHVEVVAKSTDEKPVASKNCPAPIEDEVGLGSGEEGDLFVPRQRKNNAKISLGQILTDGGSQVTGERVLGNVESVSPAGKSSPRRKMAVTTSKNPFEESDEDQEETSQASKIAHPVNPFDVEPPEKPSRLHKIVLDQSSPEPTDLPTPPQRKNKHGASSPTTKTAPNHQDSEFPIRDSAPHPNDRLI
- the LOC124211543 gene encoding titin homolog isoform X2 gives rise to the protein MGQAWCKERTTKAQDSKSPLDRVFVRCAHQIYPSLKQDGSVLGGATQRVTSSEIGYAGSPPREALTRGQSVDSIDRPFHPSEWVDVNLEVPSTPSSVITNLTANTSVYPTTTLSSTASNLKHNITPIPPPRRRRKNRGRPLPPKPDDVIVETHKNGKVKKVEPLYSSVKSSKEREALKSKENILGVSESKNAIKNSGENEPKSHGDEEKGSRTNDRNADRESKEVDTKRISEGTGAEPEDRKTAEDLDNEGERKSNNQRKNDGGIEDVGDVNGKRENSDEEYEKFSKSREMKSSSTPIGSHKENERESSNGRNFREFVTQPIVDEDDILNVDYHRQKNYSTVSLPNYDELEVVKKEVEKNNDKDAIPELVTPKKPDRTRNVSTTSLPIAETVSSLPQEVTERLEQYMTRCRSFGSLQPQEILEKLTAHGEQNESSEEDDWDGLDDWDLGTVEYHDPSDERPPWEPRSRLDKRKASTPKFTVGGSEIVAKKKMETRATTAVDVDKESKLPAEDEAAKNESTRTLKVDERPSAIHRNASFEIPKSPNSLKSALKAEASRKISMPTKLSSEEPSSPLEEWFSAQERSVRFFDAPKLEEEYANTPGHRPVKPSGDRNPEAEYDTKRYPFNGVFPGPLDIDTFFATSGDSGGTTNSSDVPGPPKVLTRSLSNESEPFEGYEEKELTLDIQSQPSSISKLSRTISDESLPGEMSGINDSHGENIAGDKSGTGEPGSNSKDSKTPPPSPEPKIRAEIFDNQGLPGVRPTSLKISREDEGDSNLSSMTPSLTELEAALSDMLEKADLDEPRPGFSHDDHVEDSADSNLRHVEVVAKSTDEKPVASKNCPAPIEDEVGLGSGEEGDLFVPRQRKNNAKISLGQILTDGGSQVTGERVLGNVESVSPAGKSSPRRKMAVTTSKNPFEESDEDQEETSQASKIAHPVNPFDVEPPEKPSRLHKIVLDQSSPEPTDLPTPPQRKNKHGASSPTTKTAPNHQDSEFPIRDSAPHPNDRLI